A stretch of Antennarius striatus isolate MH-2024 chromosome 6, ASM4005453v1, whole genome shotgun sequence DNA encodes these proteins:
- the si:ch211-229d2.5 gene encoding zona pellucida-like domain-containing protein 1, with protein MALVSFLVLTSLCIVGREALSLSDCGTFARRPEYTDIAVVCGTSAIDLAIQICPVIYTGYNTSLLILNNMWHNVNCRGKLDTSVAPPVLRFSFPIREGNACGSHFLTTSAPGTGIFSDFSNIQSVNVSGSVQSFDPTIGMITYNAELKYYYSCAYPLEYLVNNTQVDVSSSSIALKDINGSFISTLSMSLYKDINYTTPLVIPPLGIELRTNIYVQVVASNLTSQYFVHLDRCYASVDPYPFNSTLFNLFVSCSIDQLTTILENGDSQKARFYFPAFRFIEQQNESVSTYYVHCITRLCESSTCGIFKQCNRKRRSVQDTVVPDSITKPSVLTVAIKAKTESSILPKEEGLSGGKSDGRGISVGLGIAVAVLIVIGVASILVAASFYRKLRQLS; from the exons ATGGCTCTAGTCAGCTTCCTCGTCCTGACTTCCCTGTGCATTGTGGGCCGAGAGGCCCTGAGCTTATCTGACTGCGGGACATTTGCCAGACGACCAG AATACACCGATATCGCTGTGGTTTGTGGCACATCTGCCATTGACCTAGCAATTCAAATATGTCCGGTTATCTACACCGGGTACAACACGAGTTTGCTGATCCTCAACAACATGTGGCACAATGTGAACTGTCGGGGCAAGCTGGACACCTCAGTTGCTCCCCCTGTGCTGAGATTCAGCTTCCCCATCAGAGAGGGAAACGCCTGCGGAAGTCACTTCTTG ACCACGAGTGCACCAGGGACGGGAATATTCTCTGACTTCTCCAACATCCAGTCGGTAAATGTCAGCGGGTCGGTCCAGTCCTTCGACCCCACCATAGGGATGATCACATATAACGCAGAGCTCAAGTATTACTATTCATGTGCTTATCCTCTGGAGTACCTTGTCAACAACACCCAGGTGGATGT GTCGTCCTCCTCTATTGCTTTAAAGGACATCAATGGGAGCTTCATCAGTACTCTCAGCATGAGTTTGTACAAG GACATAAATTACACCACACCCCTTGTCATTCCACCTTTGGGCATCGAGCTGAGAACAAATATATATGTTCAGGTGGTTGCATCCAACCTGACATCCCA GTACTTTGTTCATCTGGACCGGTGCTACGCCTCGGTGGATCCATACCCATTCAACTCAACCCTCTTTAATCTGTTTGTCTC GTGCTCTATAGATCAGCTCACCACCATACTGGAGAACGGGGACAGCCAAAAGGCCCGCTTCTACTTCCCTGCTTTCCGCTTCATCGAGCAGCAGAATGAGTCCGTCTCCACCTACTATGTGCACTGCATCACCCGACTCTGTGAGAGCAGCACCTGCGGCATATTCAAG CAATGcaacaggaagagaagaagcGTGCAGGACACAGTTGTCCCTGATAGCATCACGAAGCCTTCCGTTCTGACAGTGGCTATTAAGGCAAAGACAGAGAGCT CCATTCTCCCTAAAGAAGAGG GGCTGTCTGGTGGCAAGTCTGATGGCAGGGGCATATCTGTTGGCCTGGGAATTGCCGTGGCTGTCCTCATTGTGATAGGAGTGGCATCCATTTTGGTGGCAGCATCTTTCTATCGAAAGCTGAGGCAGTTAAGCTAG
- the zpld1b gene encoding zona pellucida-like domain-containing protein 1, which produces MTHMCFIFLMMSNTVSTQFNGYNCDASYHSRFPGERDISVYCGVQTITLKINFCPVLFSGYSDTDLALNSHHSDGQCRGFINNNTFPAVVLFSISLSTLEACGNSLVVSTVYGTNAYGNMSVVQIGNVSGYIDTPDPPAIISYLPGLLYKFSCSYPLEYLVNNSQLASSSAAVSVKDNNGTFVSTLSMILYNDSTYSQPLSIPMTGLALKTRVFAAVKATNLDKRWNIFMDYCYTTPSGNPNDELRYDLFFGCYKDTQTTVFENGNSQMGRFSFEVFRFVKHRHQKMSTVFLHCVTKLCRADDCIMLIPICGRRRRRDDEESLDSPPAASGNAVITAGPIITRSDETPVNNSQLASGDPSQSMNSLTSALISGVVILGGVSVGFFLLSVHLVQKSRHPTNTSIWNPSLK; this is translated from the exons ATGACACACATGTGCTTCATCTTCCTGATGATGAGTAACACCGTTTCCACGCAGTTCAACGGGTACAACTGTGACGCCAGCTACCACAGCAGGTTTCCTG GTGAGAGGGACATCAGTGTGTATTGTGGGGTTCAGACAATCACCTTGAAGATCAACTTCTGTCCCGTTCTGTTCTCTGGTTACTCTGACACTGATTTGGCCTTGAACAGTCATCACAGTGATGGCCAGTGTCGGGgcttcatcaacaacaacacattcccAGCTGTGGTGCTGTTCAGCATCAGTCTCAGCACTCTGGAGGCCTGTGGTAACAGCCTGGTG GTCAGCACAGTTTACGGAACCAACGCCTATGGAAACATGTCTGTAGTGCAAATTGGAAACGTCTCAGGTTATATTGACACCCCTGACCCCCCAGCTATAATCAGCTACCTTCCTGGTTTGTTGTATAAATTCAGTTGCAGCTACCCGCTGGAGTACCTGGTCAATAACTCACAGCTGGCATC ctcctctgctgctgtatcTGTCAAGGACAACAACGGTACATTTGTGAGCACATTAAGTATGATTCTATACAat GATTCAACATACAGCCAACCACTTTCCATTCCGATGACTGGACTGGCTCTGAAAACCAGAGTATTTGCTGCAGTGAAAGCCACAAACTTAGACAAACG gtgGAACATCTTCATGGACTACTGTTACACAACCCCCTCAGGGAATCCTAATGATGAACTCCGCTATGACCTTTTCTTTGG CTgctacaaagacacacagacgaCAGTTTTTGAGAATGGGAACAGTCAGATGGGACGCTTTTCCTTCGAGGTTTTCCGCTTCGTCAAACACAGACACCAGAAGATGTCGACAGTGTTTTTGCACTGCGTAACCAAGCTCTGCCGGGCAGATGACTGCATCATGCTCATCCCA ATTTGTGGTCGACGGCGCCGGCGGGATGATGAGGAAAGTTTAGATTCCCCACCAGCAGCATCTGGGAATGCCGTCATTACTGCAGGACCAATCATCACCAGGAGTG ACGAAACTCCTGTCAACAACTCCCAACTTG CATCTGGAGACCCCTCCCAGTCGATGAATTCTTTGACCAGTGCTCTGATCTCAGGTGTGGTCATCCTGGGCGGAGTCAGTGTGGGCTTCTTCCTGCTTTCAGTCCATCTTGTGCAGAAGTCCCGCCATCCCACAAACACAAGCATTTGGAACCCCagtcttaaataa